In Colletotrichum higginsianum IMI 349063 chromosome 1, whole genome shotgun sequence, one genomic interval encodes:
- a CDS encoding Oxalate decarboxylase family bicupin, whose product MGDYGENKGPVGGVAPPIPSVTAPTGNLRGDAGLLGGNAPRPDPDTSDSAIVDDVQLVPGQQADGKLGLYLNFDGVDAPQPIRGKLGSPDPGPRTNAYEKLNPDLYAPPATDKGDVENAMWPLGLSHNRLGSESGAGWARQQNTKVLPVATSMAGVDMKLQPNAYREMHWHTSAEWALMLKGSCRIAAMNEDGKSFVDDLTAGVSPDSSLETVQSMGADQVQDVWFFPKGVPHSIQAFDQGTEFLLVFDNGGFSEENTFLASQMFLRNPLSVLSKNMKVDVSAFDNIPQDQRYIFNGTPPPKDIQEQNQTSSAGSLVGAESYTYHWSQQQPLQVPGGTVKILDSQTFPIASNFAAALVVVQPGAMREIHWHTTSDEWNYFLQGSGRMTIFEAPEASRTFDFTAGDVGYIKVGDSHYIENTGTEDVVFLEVLQAPKFSDISAAQWLALTPKQVVKDTLNLSDEVIAALPREKEYIKPGNPNMTALADGGKSVKRSFKA is encoded by the exons ATGGGAGACTACGGTGAAAACAAGGGACCCGTGGGAGGTGTCGCCCCCCCGATCCCATCCGTGACTGCTCCCACCGGCAACTTGAGAGGAGACGCCGGTCTGCTCGGAGGCAATGCTCCGCGCCCTGACCCCGATACCTCCGATTCAgccatcgtcgacgatgtcCAGCTCGTTCCTGGCCAGCAAGCAGACGGAAAACTCGGCCTCTATCTCAACTTTGACGGTGTCGATGCCCCCCAGCCCATCCGCGGCAAGCTGGGATCCCCGGACCCGGGCCCGA GGACCAATGCCTACGAGAAGCTCAACCCCGACTTATACGCCCCGCCGGCGACCGACAAGGGCGACGTGGAGAACGCCATGTGGCCCCTCGGGCTCTCCCACAACCGCCTCGGCAGCGAGTCCGGCGCGGGCTGGGCCCGTCAGCAGAACACCAAGGTGCTGCCCGTCGCCACGAGCatggccggcgtcgacatgAAGCTGCAGCCCAACGCCTACCGCGAAATGCACTGGCACACGTCGGCCGAGTGGGCGCTCATGCTCAAGGGCAGCTGCCGCATCGCCGCGATgaacgaggacggcaagagCTTCGTCGATGACCTGACGGCCGGGGTGAGTCCAGATTCTTCATTGGAGACCGTACAGAGCATGGGTGCTGATCAAGTTCAGGATGTGTGGTTCTTCCCCAAGGGCGTGCCGCACAGCATCCAGGCGTTCGACCAGGGCACCGAGTTCCTCCTTGTCTTTGACAACGGAGGTTTCAGCGAGGAGAACACGTTTCTCGCCTCTCAGATGTTTCTGAGAAATCCGCTGTCGGTCCTTTCGAAGAACATGAAGGTGGACGTCTCTGCCTTTGACAACATTCCTCAAGACCAGCGATAC ATCTTCAACGGCACGCCCCCGCCCAAGGACATCCAGGAACAGAACCAAACCTCGTCAGCCGGGTctctcgtcggcgccgagtcCTACACCTACCACTggtcgcagcagcagcccctgCAGGTccccggcggcaccgtcaaGATCCTCGACTCGCAGACGTTCCCCATCGCGAGCAACTTCGCcgcggccctcgtcgtcgtgcaGCCCGGCGCGATGCGCGAGATCCACTGGCACACGACGAGCGACGAGTGGAACTACTTCCTCCAGGGCTCCGGCCGCATGACCATCTTCGAGGCGCCCGAGGCGTCCCGCACCTTTGACTTCacggccggcgacgtcggctACATCAAGGTCGGCGACAGCCACTACATCGAGAACACGGGCAccgaggacgtcgtcttcctcgaggTGCTCCAGGCGCCCAAGTTCTCCGACATCAGCGCCGCGCAGTGGTTGGCCCTCACCCCCAAGCAGGTCGTCAAGGACACTCTGAACCTCTCGGACGAGGTCATTGCTGCGCTGCCTCGCGAGAAGGAGTACATCAAGCCTGGAAACCCCAAcatgacggcgttggcggacGGTGGGAAAAGCGTTAAGAGAAGTTTCAAGGCTTAG
- a CDS encoding Het and ankyrin domain protein, which yields MSTEPPRWKRELTATPREDNRRSLSLPSNVANSTSHVALVDPRLCFSISNLANAPKWPPDPYTSTSGRPDGITSSGTSSISPWNSFAYFYPSLSSGNEFSLIGTQFNGKPQQCRESNLVESKAPLRVTAMLSALDTSSSPGWKQSPDSIQESEVLHWNPLDQYEYPLSEFGSRIATPSSNISPEINHCSTASSPGLEGNFINAADGVEHRRRLQISSSSKRTMDTPVLIDEGSIKRPRCSVQLPDSAMRSDESSDDENAAVKRDKLLACPFFRYNAGRHTSCLNLKMRRIRDVKQHLKRRHSEPQYYCTTCYRIFTTESKRSQHVRDKSLVPCFPTDGRPDFVTAHERQLLCAKASRNATLEDQWYSVWDKIFIGKPRPPHPFMRTVVEEVTSMMREFWQNEGEQIVRKFTGPLQMQDGDEARLKNVMLNMMEESHNVFGTRFRSSTPVEGSVAAPDNEQLPNPHHHSSGLPHGEDNNDEVVSATSLEQMDLNGLLHQPCSRPVSDFNENQVWEGIPAGFDATVDIGPNLNDAGCTDLYKGAENAIIDAMEKYGWSSIDYSNQGLFQCPYLIENGIQEVQMDSLPI from the coding sequence GATCCACGCCTCTGCTTCTCAATATCAAACCTCGCCAACGCTCCAAAGTGGCCTCCTGACCCCTATACCAGCACAAGCGGTCGACCTGACGGCATTACTTCAAGCGGTACGTCCTCAATATCGCCCTGGAATTCTTTTGCTTACTTTTATCCTTCATTGTCGTCAGGAAACGAATTTTCTCTCATAGGAACTCAGTTTAATGGAAAGCCTCAACAATGTCGGGAAAGTAATCTCGTAGAAAGCAAGGCGCCGCTGCGTGTGACGGCAATGCTTTCCGCCCTGGATacatcttcctcgccagGTTGGAAACAGAGCCCTGACTCAATCCAAGAGAGCGAAGTTCTCCATTGGAACCCGTTAGACCAGTATGAATACCCTTTGTCGGAATTTGGGAGCCGTATAGCTACACCCTCTAGCAATATTTCGCCAGAGATCAATCATTGTTCAACGGCATCCAGCCCGGGTCTTGAAGGTAATTTCATCAATGCTGCGGATGGCGTGGAACACCGGAGACGGCTACAAATTTCCTCAAGCTCCAAGCGTACTATGGATACCCCGGTCCTTATCGACGAAGGCTCAATTAAGCGGCCACGATGTTCTGTTCAACTACCAGACTCTGCTATGCGCTCGGATGAAAGCTCCGACGACGAAAATGCCGCGGTGAAGAGAGACAAGCTTTTGGCATGCCCCTTCTTCAGATACAACGCCGGACGCCACACGAGCTGCCTCAATCTCAAAATGCGTCGGATCCGGGATGTCAAGCAACACCTCAAGAGGCGACACTCTGAACCGCAGTACTACTGCACAACCTGCTACAGGATATTCACAACCGAATCGAAGCGGTCCCAGCATGTGCGGGATAAGTCGCTCGTACCCTGCTTTCCGACAGATGGACGGCCTGATTTTGTAACTGCTCACGAGAGGCAGCTTCTCTGCGCCAAAGCCAGCAGAAACGCCACATTGGAGGATCAGTGGTATAGCGTTTGGGATAAGATCTTCATAGGCAAGCCGAGACCTCCTCACCCATTCATGCGTACAGTTGTGGAAGAGGTCACCTCGATGATGCGGGAGTTCTGGCAGAATGAAGGAGAGCAGATTGTTAGGAAGTTTACGGGACCGCTGCAAATGCAGGATGGGGACGAGGCCAGGCTGAAGAATGTCATGTTGAACATGATGGAAGAATCCCACAACGTCTTTGGAACCCGGTTTCGGTCCTCGACACCGGTGGAAGGGTCCGTTGCAGCTCCAGACAACGAGCAGCTTCCAAATCCCCACCATCATTCATCGGGGCTCCCACATGGCGAAGACAACAATGACGAGGTCGTCTCAGCAACTAGTCTTGAGCAGATGGACCTGAATGGTCTCCTACATCAACCATGCTCCCGTCCGGTTTCTGACTTCAATGAAAATCAAGTCTGGGAAGGGATTCCTGCAGGATTTGACGCGACGGTCGACATCGGTCCCAATCTCAACGATGCCGGTTGTACAGACCTGTACAAGGGGGCAGAAAATGCAATAATCGACGCGATGGAGAAGTACGGATGGTCCTCTATCGACTACAGCAACCAAGGCTTATTTCAATGCCCATACTTGATTGAGAACGGTATTCAAGAGGTCCAAATGGACTCACTGCCAATCTGA